The window CATTTGTGCCAGTGTGAGGCCCACTTCGAGTGCGCCGGGCACAGTCACAACCATGATGTCGCGTTCGTCGACACCCAGCTCGCCGAGTTCGGCCAGGCAGGCTTCGAGTTCGGCAAAACCAATTTCCTCGTTGAATCGTGCGCACACGATACCGATATGCAGGCCTTCGCCATTCAGATCAGGGGCGAGTGTATAGGGTTTCATAGCCATTCCTTTAAAGTCAGCGGGGGTCAGTAGAGGTTTCGTAACCTGTCACGGTCAGTGCATAACCGGTCATGCTTGGCATTTTACGTGGAAGTGCAAGCAGGCGCATCTTTCCGACGTTCAATTCACGTAATATTTGCGCGCCGATTCCGTACGTGCGCAAATCGTAGCGATCGTCCTTGCGCGCGGTGCTCTCGGTTTCTCCCCATTTCTCCAGCGCCTCGATCAAACCCTTTTGCGAGCCCTGGCAGTTGAGCATGACCAGAACGCCGGCCGGGCTGGCGGAAATGACTTCCAGCGCCTGTGCAACGCCCCAGCTGTGGGCATTGCGTTCGAGGTCCAGCAGATCCAGTACGGATACCGGTTCATGCACGCGCACCAGCGTTTCCTGCTCGGGATGAATGTTGCCATGCACCAGCGCAATGTGCCCGGCGCCCGACATGCTGTCCTGGTAGGAGACCGCTTCGAACTGCCCGAAAGGCGTTTTCAGGGTCTTGCTGCCCAGGCGGCGGATCATGGATTCGTTTTCGCTGCGATACTGGATCAGATCGGCGATGGTGCCGATTTTCAGATGATGTTCGCGGGCGAAAGTGACCAGATCGGGCAGGCGGGCCATGCTGCCATCGGGTTTGAGAATTTCGCAGATGACCGCCGCTGGCGTGAGCCCGGCCATGGCGGTCAGGTCACAGCCCGCTTCGGTGTGCCCGGCACGGATCAGCACCCCGCCAGACACGGCCTGGACCGGGAAAATGTGCCCCGGATTCACCAGATCCTGCGGCTTGGCGTTTTTGGCAACGGCCGCCTGGATGGTGCGGGCCCGGTCGGCAGCGGAAATACCGGTAGTGACGCCTTCGGCGGCTTCGATGGAGACGGTAAAGTTGGTACCAAATGAAGTGCCGTTGCGCGAGGCCATCAGCGGCAGCTCCAACTGACGGCAACGCTCCTCGGTAAGCGTGAGACAGACCAGGCCACGGGCGTGGGTGACCATGAAGTTGATGGCGTCGGGCGTGACAAAATCTGCTGCCATGACCAGATCACCTTCGTTTTCACGATCTTCTTCGTCGACCAGGATAACAATACGCCCCGCCTTGAGCTCTTCAACAATTTCAGAGACGGGAGAGATGGTGCAGTCGGGCACCAGAGAAACAGGGGCGGCAGAAGTCATGATCGTGCTTGAATCCGGAAAGACTGGCTGGCGCAACGCACCAACAATGAGCAAAAGCGTTATTTTACCCCCGCCTCCCTGTAAAAGGCGACAAAACCCCGATTCAGCCCGAGGATTGTTGCGTGCCCCGCACCACGGCGGTGACCTCGATTTCCACCTTGGCCCGGTCTTCTACCAGCGCGGCCACCTGCACTGCCGTCATAGACGGGAAATGCCGACCGATAAGATTGCGATAATGCTCGCCAATCGCCGGATAGGCGGCCACGTATTCGCGCTTGTCGGTCACGTACCAATTCATGCGGACAATATCGGACGGTGCGGCGCCCCCTTCCCGGAGAATGGCGACAATATTCTCCAGAGTCTGGCGCACCTGTTCGCCCAGGTCGTCTGACTCAAACTGCTGCTGACCATTCCAGCCAATCTGGCCGCCCACGAACAGCAGGCGGCTGCCGGCTTCAACGGTGATCATGGTGCCGTTGGCGTAGCCGCGGGGTTTGGTCCAGTCTGACGGTTGCAATATTTCC of the Advenella mimigardefordensis DPN7 genome contains:
- the ribBA gene encoding bifunctional 3,4-dihydroxy-2-butanone-4-phosphate synthase/GTP cyclohydrolase II; translation: MTSAAPVSLVPDCTISPVSEIVEELKAGRIVILVDEEDRENEGDLVMAADFVTPDAINFMVTHARGLVCLTLTEERCRQLELPLMASRNGTSFGTNFTVSIEAAEGVTTGISAADRARTIQAAVAKNAKPQDLVNPGHIFPVQAVSGGVLIRAGHTEAGCDLTAMAGLTPAAVICEILKPDGSMARLPDLVTFAREHHLKIGTIADLIQYRSENESMIRRLGSKTLKTPFGQFEAVSYQDSMSGAGHIALVHGNIHPEQETLVRVHEPVSVLDLLDLERNAHSWGVAQALEVISASPAGVLVMLNCQGSQKGLIEALEKWGETESTARKDDRYDLRTYGIGAQILRELNVGKMRLLALPRKMPSMTGYALTVTGYETSTDPR
- a CDS encoding RidA family protein, whose protein sequence is MEILQPSDWTKPRGYANGTMITVEAGSRLLFVGGQIGWNGQQQFESDDLGEQVRQTLENIVAILREGGAAPSDIVRMNWYVTDKREYVAAYPAIGEHYRNLIGRHFPSMTAVQVAALVEDRAKVEIEVTAVVRGTQQSSG